One Pseudochaenichthys georgianus chromosome 7, fPseGeo1.2, whole genome shotgun sequence DNA segment encodes these proteins:
- the vps4a gene encoding LOW QUALITY PROTEIN: vacuolar protein sorting-associated protein 4A (The sequence of the model RefSeq protein was modified relative to this genomic sequence to represent the inferred CDS: inserted 4 bases in 2 codons) produces the protein MAAILPQAGKRTPWRGILLFGPPGTGKSYLAKAVATEANNSTFFSVSSSXKWLGESEKLVKNLFDLARQHKPSIIFIDEVDSLCGSRNENESEAARRIKTEFLVQMQGVANNNDGVLVLGATNIPWVLDAAIRRRFEKRIYIPLPEEXRLHLGNTPHSLSEPDLRQLAHKTQGYSGADISIIVRDTLMQPVRKVQSATHFKKIRGPSRSNNQTPCSPGDPAAIEMTWMEVPSHKLLETIVCMSDMLRSLATTRPTVNTEDLLKVQKFTEDFGVEG, from the exons ATGGCGGCCATCTTGCCGCAGGCAG GCAAGCGGACCCCATGGAGAGGCATCCTGTTGTTCGGCCCCCCAGGCACGGGGAAGTCGTACCTGGCTAAGGCTGTGGCCACAGAGGCCAACAACTCCACCTTCTTCTCCGTCTCCTCCTC GAAGTGGCTGGGAGAGAGTGAGAA gttgGTGAAGAACTTGTTTGACCTAGCTCGGCAACACAAGCCCTCCATTATCTTCATCGACGAGGTGGACTCGCTGTGCGGCTCCAGGAACGAGAACGAGAGTGAGGCCGCCCGCCGCATCAAGACGGAGTTCCTGGTCCAGATGCAGG GTGTGGCAAACAACAACGATGGGGTCCTGGTGCTCGGGGCCACCAACATCCCCTGGGTGCTGGACGCTGCCATCCGCAGAAG GTTTGAGAAGCGGATCTACATCCCCCTGCCGGAGGA CCGCCTCCACCTGGGGAACACGCCTCACAGCCTGAGCGAGCCCGACCTGCGGCAGCTCGCCCACAAAACCCAGGGGTACTCCGGCGCTGACATCAGCATCATCGTGAGGGACACTCTCATGCAGCCCGTCAGGAAGGTCCAGTCTGCCACCCACTTCAAAAAG ATTCGAGGGCCGTCCAGAAGCAACAACCAGACCCCTTGTTCCCCTGGCGACCCTGCAGCCATAGAGATGACCTGGATGGAGGTGCCTAGTCATAAACTGCTGGAGACTATAGTATGCATG TCGGACATGCTGCGCTCCCTGGCCACGACCCGGCCCACGGTCAACACTGAAGACCTGCTGAAGGTCCAGAAGTTCACAGAGGACTTTGGGGTGGAGGGCTGA
- the cdk10 gene encoding cyclin-dependent kinase 10 yields MDNVGEDEPEPIKLKSIKTNKTFTVPQSDRFGSCRSVREFEKFNRIGEGTYGIVYRARDTKSDEIVALKKVRMDKEKDGVPISSLREITLLLRLRHPNIVELKEVVVGSQLESLFLVMSYCEQDLASLLENMQTPFSEAQVKCIVLQLLRGLEYLHHNFIIHRDLKVSNLLMTDKGCVKIADFGLARMYGIPQQPMTPRVVTLWYRAPELLLGTKTQTTALDMWAVGCILAELLAHKPLLPGASEIQQVDLIVQLLGTPNQNIWPGFSQLPLIGQYSLRKQPYNNLKNKFTWLSEAGHRLLNLLFMYNPQRRATAKDSLESSYFKEKPLPCEPDLMPTFPHHRNKRAAAPAEGGSKRSKV; encoded by the exons ATGGATAACGTAGGAGAGGACGAACCGGAACCTATAAAGCTCAAGTCTATCAAGACTaataaaacattcacagtgcctCAAAGTGACAGG TTTGGGAGCTGCAGGAGTGTCAGAGAGTTTGAGAAGTTCAATCGCATCGGAGAAGGAACTTACGGCATTGTGT ACCGAGCTCGAGACACCAAGTCAGACGAGATTGTGGCTTTGAAGAAGGTCCGCATGGACAAAGAGAAAGATG GGGTCCCCATCAGCAGCCTCCGAGAGATCACCCTGCTGCTGAGGCTCAGACATCCCAACATAGTGGAGCTGAAAGAAGTGGTTGTTGGCAGTCAACTGGAGAG CCTCTTTCTGGTGATGAGCTACTGTGAGCAGGATCTGGCCAGTCTGCTGGAAAACATGCAGACCCCATTCTCTGAGGCTCAG GTGAAGTGTATCGTCCTGCAGCTGCTCAGAGGCTTGGAGTATCTCCACCACAACTTCATCATACACAG GGACCTGAAGGTGTCTAATCTGCTGATGACAGACAAAGGCTGCGTTAAGATCG CTGACTTTGGGCTGGCCCGGATGTACGGCATCCCGCAGCAGCCCATGACCCCTCGAGTGGTCACGCTGTG GTACAGAGCTCCAGAGCTCCTCCTAGGGACGAAGACCCAGACTACAGCTCTGGATATGTG GGCGGTGGGCTGCATCCTGGCTGAGCTGCTGGCCCACAAACCTCTGCTCCCAGGAGCCTCAGAGATCCAGCAGGTGGACCTGATCGTGCAGCTGCTGGGGACCCCCAACCAGAACATCTGGCCT GGTTTCTCTCAGCTGCCCCTCATTGGTCAGTACAGTCTGAGGAAGCAGCCGTACAACAACCTGAAGAATAAATTCACCTGGCTGTCTGAAGCCGGACACAGACTGCTCAACCTGCTCTTCATGTACAACCCCCAGCGCag AGCTACTGCCAAAGACAGTCTGGAGAGTTCCTACTTCAAAGAGAAGCCTCTAC CCTGCGAGCCCGACCTCATGCCCACCTTCCCCCACCATCGCAACAAACGGGCCGCCGCCCCAGCAGAGGGCGGCTCCAAACGCAGCAAAGTATGA